In the Fusarium oxysporum f. sp. lycopersici 4287 chromosome 9, whole genome shotgun sequence genome, one interval contains:
- a CDS encoding isoleucyl-tRNA synthetase, cytoplasmic: MSIDFPKEEEAIIQRWREIDAFLRQVELSEGRPRYTFYDGPPFATGLPHYGHLLASTIKDVIPRYWSMKGYHVERRFGWDTHGLPIEHEIDKKLGISGKAAVMELGIAKYNEECRSIVMRYAGEWRHTIERLGRWIDFDNDYKTMDPKFMESEWWVFKQLFDKDQVYQGHRVMPYSTVLTTALSNFEANQNYQDVTDPAVVVTFPLVDDPEVNLLAWTTTPWTLPSHLGLAAHPDFEYVKILDEKTGKTFILLEKLLGTLYKDPKKAKFKKLGTVLGKDMLGWKYTPPFDYFYEEFKDIAFKVLNATYVTDDSGVGIVHQAPAFGEDDYNIAAAAGIITEKRPPPDPVNDTGHFTDRVSDFKGLHVKEADKHIIKHLKNAGRIANESQLKHSYPMCPRSDTPLIYRAVPSWFIRIPNIVPDMLKNIEGSHWVPSFVKEKRFASWIANARDWNVSRNRYWGTPIPLWVSDDLEERVCIGSVQELRELSGYEGDLSDLHRDKVDHITIPSKMGKGQLKRIEEVFDCWFESGSMPYASQHYPFENVDKFNQSFPGDFIAEGLDQTRGWFYTLTVLGTHLFGKSPFQNCVVNGIVLAEDGKKMSKRLKNYPDPSIVMSKYGSDALRLYLINSPVVRAEPLRFKESGVKEVVQKVLLPLWNSYKFFEGQVALLKKAEGVDFVWDPKLESSNTNVMDRWVLAVCQSLLQFVNKEMASYRLYTVVPRLLGLIDSTTNWYIRFNRKRLKGENGLDDTLHALNTLFEVLFTLCRGLAPFTPFLTDNIYLKLLPHIPKELQSEDPRSVHFLPFPDVREELFDEEVERRVGRMQRVIELARVSRERRTIGLKQPLKTLVVIHSDPQYLEDVKSLEKYISEELNVRDLVLSSDEAKYNVQYSVTADWPVLGKKLKKDMARVKKGLPLLTSEQVQGYVRDKEIFVDGIRLEEGDLVVRRGIKEDESSKNLEINTDSDVLTILDTEIHPELAAEGLGREIINRVQRLRKKAGLVPTDDIKMEYRVITDPEDIGLSGAFKSQNPVFEKVLRRPLEETGAEPQTEGLIAEEEQEVQQATFLLRLLKL, translated from the exons ATGTCGATCGACTTCCCGAAAGAAGAGGAGGCCATCATCCAAAGATGGCGGGAAATCGATGCCTTCCTGCGACAGGTTGAACTGTCCGAAGGACGCCCTCGATATACCTTCTATGATGGTCCTCCTTTTGCAACCGGTCTGCCTCACTACGGCCATCTTTTGGCCTCCACCATCAAGGATGTTATCCCTCGTTACTGGTCCATGAAGGGCTACCACGTCGAGCGACGCTTTGGCTGGGATACACACGGTCTGCCCATTGAGCATGAGATTGACAAGAAGCTGGGAATTTCTGGTAAGGCTGCCGTCATGGAACTCGGTATCGCCAAGTACAACGAGGAGTGTCGATCCATTGTCATGCGATATGCCGGCGAATGGCGACACACCATTGAGCGTTTGGGACGTTGGATTGATTTCGACAACGATTACAAG ACAATGGACCCCAAGTTCATGGAGTCTGAATGGTGGGTTTTCAAGCAACTGTTCGACAAGGACCAAGTCTACCAAGGACACCGAGTTATGCCCTACTCTACTGTTCTCACCACCGCCCTGAGCAATTTCGAGGCCAACCAGAACTACCAAGATGTCACTGATCCTGCAGTTGTCGTCACATTTCCCCTTGTCGACGATCCTGAAGTTAACCTGCTCGCCTGGACCACCACCCCTTGGACACTGCCATCGCATCTTGGTCTCGCAGCTCACCCTGACTTCGAGTATGTTAAGATTCTGGATGAGAAGACAGGAAAGACTTTTatccttctcgagaagctccttGGTACCTTATACAAGGATCCCAAGAAGGCTAaattcaagaagctcggAACAGTTCTCGGCAAGGATATGCTAGGATGGAAATACACCCCTCCTTTCGACTACTTTTACGAGGAGTTCAAGGACATTGCCTTCAAGGTGTTGAACGCAACTTACGTTACAGACGACAGTGGTGTGGGTATCGTCCACCAGGCACCGGCGTTTGGTGAGGACGATTACAATATTGCTGCAGCCGCAGGTATCATTACCGAGAAGCGACCACCTCCTGACCCCGTCAACGACACCGGTCACTTCACTGACCGAGTCTCCGATTTCAAGGGCCTGCATGTGAAGGAGGCTGATAAGCACATCATCAAGCACCTCAAGAACGCCGGTCGCATCGCCAACGAGTCTCAGCTTAAGCACTCGTACCCCATGTGCCCTCGCTCGGATACTCCCCTTATCTACAGGGCCGTTCCCTCTTGGTTCATCCGCATTCCCAACATCGTCCCCGACatgctcaagaacatcgaGGGTTCCCACTGGGTTCCATCATTtgtcaaggagaagcgaTTCGCCAGCTGGATTGCCAACGCTCGTGATTGGAACGTGAGCCGAAACCGATACTGGGGTACTCCCATCCCTCTTTGGGTCAGCGATGATCTGGAGGAGAGAGTGTGCATTGGAAGCGTTCAAGAGCTACGTGAACTGAGTGGATATGAGGGTGATCTGTCTGATCTTCACCGCGACAAGGTTGATCATATCACTATTCCCAGCAAGATGGGCAAAGGTCAACTGAAGCGTATCGAGGAAGTGTTTGACTGCTGGTTCGAGTCTGGAAGCATGCCTTATGCCAGCCAACACTACCCCTTCGAGAATGTTGATAAGTTCAACCAGTCGTTCCCCGGAGATTTCATCGCTGAGGGTCTGGATCAAACCCGTGGATGGTTCTACACACTGACAGTGCTGGGAACTCACCTGTTTGGCAAGTCGCCGTTCCAGAACTGTGTTGTCAACGGTATTGTGCTTGCagaggatggcaagaagatgtCGAAACGTCTCAAAAACTATCCTGACCCTTCTATCGTCATGTCCAAGTACGGTTCTGATGCTCTTCGACTCTACCTTATCAACTCTCCTGTTGTGCGAGCCGAGCCCCTCCGCTTCAAGGAGTCTGGCGTCAAGGAGGTCGTTCAGAAGGTCCTTTTACCGTTGTGGAACAGCTACAAGTTCTTCGAGGGTCAAGTTGCTCTGCTTAAGAAGGCAGAGGGCGTGGACTTCGTTTGGGATCCGAAGTTGGAGTCAAGCAACACCAATGTCATGGACCGCTGGGTTCTGGCAGTTTGCCAAAGCCTTCTTCAGTTCGTGAACAAGGAGATGGCCTCATACCGTTTGTACACTGTCGTACCCAGGCTCCTTGGTCTCATTGACAGCACAACGAACTGGTATATTCGATTCAATCGAAAGCGACTCAAGGGAGAGAACGGTCTCGACGATACCCTCCATGCCCTGAACACCCTCTTCGAAGTGTTGTTCACTTTGTGCCGTGGACTGGCACCTTTCACCCCTTTCCTTACTGACAACATCTACCTCAAGCTTCTACCTCACATTCCCAAGGAGCTCCAAAGCGAAGATCCCCGAAGCGTGCACTTCCTGCCATTCCCCGATGTCCGCGAAGAGTTGTTCGATGAGGAGGTGGAGCGACGTGTTGGTCGCATGCAGCGTGTCATTGAGCTCGCTCGTGTATCGCGTGAACGCCGTACCATTGGCCTCAAGCAGCCTCTCAAGACACTGGTGGTAATTCACTCCGATCCTCAATATCTTGAGGATGTCAAGTCCCTTGAGAAGTATATCAGCGAGGAGTTGAATGTGCGAGACCTCGTGCTCTCGAGCGACGAAGCCAAGTACAACGTCCAATACAGCGTCACTGCCGACTGGCCTGTTcttggaaagaagctcaagaaggatatGGCCCGCGTAAAGAAGGGGCTGCCTCTCCTTACCAGCGAGCAGGTCCAGGGATACGTCCGCGACAAGGAAATCTTTGTTGACGGTATTCGTCTGGAAGAGGGCGATCTCGTTGTGCGCAGAGGtatcaaggaggatgagTCTTCCAAGAACTTGGAGATCAACACCGATAGCGATGTGCTCACCATCCTGGACACTGAGATTCACCCTGAGCTGGCAGCTGAGGGTCTAGGACGTGAGATCATCAACCGTGTACAGAGACTTCGAAAGAAGGCAGGTCTCGTGCCAACGGACGATATTAAGATGGAGTACCGTGTCATTACAGACCCTGAAGATATTGGCTTGTCTGGTGCCTTCAAGTCCCAGAATCCAGTGTTTGAGAAGGTCTTGCGCCGACCACTAGAAGAGACTGGAGCGGAACCACAGACTGAGGGTCTTATtgcagaggaggagcaagAGGTCCAACAGGCAACATTTTTGTTGAGATTACTCAAGCTGTAA